The following proteins are encoded in a genomic region of Bufo bufo chromosome 11, aBufBuf1.1, whole genome shotgun sequence:
- the AIG1 gene encoding androgen-induced gene 1 protein, translated as MALIPCQVLRVAILLSYLSVLCHYKAIEMPAHQTYGGSWKFLTFIDLVIQAVFFGICVLSDLSCLLTKGSDNREQERQLKKLISLRDWMMAVLAFPVGVFVVTMFWVLYVYDRELVYPKLLDNFIPPWLNHGMHTTVLPFLLLEMRTTNHQYPGRNTGMATVCGFSICYILWVCWVHHVTGVWVYPLLENIGPLAKIGFFFLVTVIINIYYVLGEKLNSYIWDLDKSMEATEKRIKAD; from the coding sequence ATGGCGCTAATACCATGCCAGGTGCTGCGGGTGGCTATCCTGCTTTCATACCTGTCCGTGCTGTGCCACTACAAGGCCATAGAGATGCCCGCGCACCAGACCTATGGGGGCAGCTGGAAATTTCTCACCTTCATTGACTTGGTAATCCAGGCTGTCTTCTTTGGCATTTGTGTCCTGTCGGACCTGTCCTGTCTTCTAACGAAAGGCAGTGACAATCGGGAGCAAGAGCGGCAGCTGAAGAAGCTCATCTCCCTCCGTGACTGGATGATGGCCGTCTTGGCGTTCCCCGTAGGAGTTTTTGTGGTGACGATGTTCTGGGTCCTCTATGTATACGACAGGGAACTGGTGTATCCAAAGCTACTAGATAATTTCATCCCCCCCTGGCTAAATCATGGCATGCACACCACCGTCCTGCCTTTCTTATTACTCGAAATGAGGACCACAAATCACCAGTATCCAGGCCGAAATACCGGCATGGCCACAGTTTGCGGCTTCTCCATTTGTTATATTTTGTGGGTGTGCTGGGTTCATCATGTGACAGGGGTATGGGTGTACCCTCTTCTGGAAAACATCGGTCCTCTAGCCAAAATCGGTTTCTTCTTTCTAGTCACTGTTATCATTAACATCTACTATGTTCTGGGCGAAAAGCTGAACAGTTACATTTGGGACCTGGATAAATCAATGGAAGCCACGGAGAAAAGGATCAAGGCTGACTGA